Proteins from one Pleurocapsa minor HA4230-MV1 genomic window:
- a CDS encoding DUF2294 domain-containing protein: MANNVPSRGEMERNLSQSIQALYRDQLSCRVGKISCHIFGQQVAIVVENSVTSLERLLNNSEDQNFVSDLRIRIDRIIKSEVIAKIRHNLGVEVIDLTIDTTLEHNFTGILALLNEMPQIRQTKRN, translated from the coding sequence ATGGCAAACAATGTTCCTAGTCGTGGTGAAATGGAGCGTAATCTTTCTCAATCTATCCAAGCTTTATACCGAGATCAATTAAGCTGTCGGGTAGGCAAAATTAGTTGTCATATATTTGGTCAACAAGTTGCGATCGTTGTGGAAAATTCCGTCACTTCTTTGGAAAGGCTGTTAAATAATTCTGAGGATCAAAATTTTGTCAGCGATCTGCGCATTCGTATCGATCGCATCATTAAAAGCGAAGTGATTGCTAAAATCAGACACAATTTGGGAGTTGAAGTTATCGATCTTACGATTGATACTACCTTGGAACATAATTTTACTGGTATTTTGGCTTTGCTGAATGAAATGCCTCAAATACGTCAAACTAAGCGTAATTAA
- a CDS encoding DVUA0089 family protein codes for MSIIEPNNTISTANDSGLTSPGNAAVLSGEIESTSDVDFIKLQLDQGDVVTLNTEARENGSDLDSVLRVFDSASSQQAINDDGQGPFEDFSFDSYLAYTAANSGDYYVGVSSYANFDYDPNVENSGEGFSIGEYDLAISIFNGINGTDGSERLTGTGESDYIQGLAGNDSITGGGQKDNLLGDAGNDFMTGGAGDDLLRGGDGNDVLRSENGNDTLGGEAGNDSLYGGRGDDLFVIGDGQDRIFDFVDGSDQILLTNGLTFDDLTITASTTGGTGTTISSFGGVIANLTGVSPDVITSDDFGFSEVVSPTFRAAEGAATEKEFVA; via the coding sequence ATGTCTATAATTGAACCGAACAATACTATTAGCACTGCAAACGATAGCGGATTAACCTCTCCTGGAAATGCCGCAGTTCTCAGTGGTGAGATCGAATCAACTTCCGATGTCGATTTCATCAAATTGCAGCTAGATCAAGGAGATGTGGTCACTCTCAATACTGAAGCGCGGGAAAATGGCTCTGATTTAGATTCTGTACTACGAGTATTTGACTCTGCTAGCAGCCAACAAGCTATCAATGATGATGGTCAAGGGCCTTTTGAAGATTTCAGTTTCGATTCTTACTTGGCATACACTGCTGCCAATTCAGGTGATTACTATGTTGGCGTGAGTAGTTATGCTAATTTCGATTACGATCCCAATGTAGAAAACTCTGGCGAAGGTTTTAGCATTGGAGAGTATGACTTAGCAATCAGCATCTTTAACGGTATCAATGGTACTGATGGCTCAGAAAGACTAACAGGAACGGGAGAATCAGACTATATTCAGGGATTGGCTGGTAACGATTCTATTACAGGTGGGGGGCAAAAAGATAATCTCTTAGGGGATGCTGGTAACGATTTTATGACTGGAGGTGCAGGCGATGATCTACTACGAGGTGGAGATGGTAATGATGTCTTAAGAAGTGAAAATGGTAATGATACCCTAGGGGGTGAAGCAGGAAATGACTCTCTGTATGGCGGAAGGGGTGATGATCTTTTTGTAATCGGTGATGGTCAAGATAGAATTTTTGATTTTGTAGATGGATCAGATCAGATTTTATTAACCAATGGATTAACTTTTGACGATCTAACTATCACTGCAAGTACTACTGGTGGCACTGGTACTACAATTTCTAGCTTTGGTGGTGTGATTGCCAATTTAACTGGAGTTTCTCCTGATGTAATTACTTCAGATGACTTTGGTTTCTCTGAAGTGGTCTCACCTACCTTTAGAGCAGCTGAAGGAGCTGCAACTGAGAAAGAATTTGTAGCTTAA
- a CDS encoding response regulator, with protein sequence MYTTLTPISQENSFKATILVVEDDKDNLTYIYTALSLFNYHCLIAENALTALSLAQQRQPDLILLDVRMPEISGLELLKILRLDWLTKSIPVIAVTALAGDREQEMIKNAGFDGCLLKPYLLEELEQIVYSHISNTA encoded by the coding sequence ATGTATACTACACTAACGCCAATTTCTCAAGAAAACTCATTTAAAGCAACTATCCTCGTCGTAGAAGACGATAAAGATAATTTGACTTATATTTATACGGCTCTGAGCTTATTTAATTATCATTGTTTAATTGCTGAAAACGCCTTAACGGCTTTATCACTGGCACAGCAGCGACAGCCAGATTTAATTCTGCTAGATGTTAGAATGCCTGAAATTAGTGGTCTAGAGCTATTAAAAATCTTACGGCTCGATTGGCTAACAAAATCTATTCCTGTAATTGCAGTTACCGCTCTAGCTGGAGACAGGGAGCAAGAAATGATTAAGAATGCTGGCTTTGATGGCTGCTTACTTAAGCCATACCTATTGGAAGAATTAGAGCAAATTGTCTATTCTCATATTTCCAATACAGCTTAA